A stretch of the Flavobacterium aquiphilum genome encodes the following:
- a CDS encoding transposase, producing MPNHVHMIIEIDKKKLTVGTGRDLSVHLLEGDLSVHLLEGDQSVHLLEGNLSVQDKKIKIKSLSSLMGAFKTTSSKMIHQVGFADFAWQRSFHDHIIRNERSY from the coding sequence ATGCCCAATCATGTTCATATGATTATTGAAATTGATAAGAAGAAATTAACGGTAGGGACAGGTCGCGACCTGTCCGTACATTTGTTGGAAGGCGACCTGTCCGTACATTTGTTGGAAGGCGATCAGTCCGTGCACCTGTTGGAAGGTAATCTGTCCGTACAGGATAAAAAAATAAAAATAAAATCATTGTCAAGTTTGATGGGAGCCTTTAAAACAACATCGTCAAAAATGATTCATCAGGTTGGTTTTGCAGATTTTGCCTGGCAACGATCTTTTCATGATCATATTATTCGAAATGAGCGATCTTATTAA
- the cas2 gene encoding CRISPR-associated endonuclease Cas2: MELNAYRIMWLFVFFDLPTETKKDRRNASGFRNNLLKDGFSMMQYSVYVRHCASAESADVHEKRIHKLLPPLGKVSVLRITDKQFGNIQNFWGKAEIPKEPQPTQLELF; encoded by the coding sequence ATGGAGCTAAATGCCTATCGGATTATGTGGCTATTTGTATTTTTTGATTTACCGACGGAAACCAAAAAAGACCGAAGAAACGCTTCGGGATTTCGAAACAATTTGCTTAAAGATGGGTTCTCCATGATGCAATATTCCGTTTATGTGCGTCATTGTGCCAGTGCAGAAAGTGCCGATGTACATGAAAAACGTATTCATAAACTTTTACCTCCGTTAGGAAAAGTAAGCGTTTTACGCATTACCGACAAACAATTCGGCAATATCCAAAATTTTTGGGGCAAAGCCGAAATACCAAAAGAACCTCAACCCACACAATTGGAATTGTTTTAA